A single genomic interval of Penicillium psychrofluorescens genome assembly, chromosome: 2 harbors:
- a CDS encoding uncharacterized protein (ID:PFLUO_002969-T1.cds;~source:funannotate) has product MASKSVKDAANQAAETTKSAIDNPSQTTSDFLHHPWTRAALPFINGGLAGMTATSVIQPVDMVKVRLQLAGEGARTGPRPSALGVTREIIASGKFLDLYTGLSAGLLRQAVYTTARLGFFDTFIKAIGARADAAERKVTFAERAAAGLTAGGVAAMIGNPADLALVRMQSDGLKPREARANYRSVFDALLRIPKHEGIGALWAGALPTVVRAMALNLGQLTFFAEAKQQLKQHTTLTAQNQTFAASAIAGFFASFLSLPFDFIKTRLQKQQKDPSTGKLPYRGLLDCARKVVKEEGWLRFYRGFGTYYVRIAPHAMVTLIVADYLNLITK; this is encoded by the exons ATGGCATCCAAGTCTGTCAAAGATGCCGCCAACCAGGCGGCTGAGACCACCAAGTCCGCCATTGACAATCCATCCCAAACCACCTCCGATTTTCTGCACCATCCATGGACCCGCGCTGCACTCCCCTTCATCAACGGCGGCCTGGCCGGCATGACAGCCACCTCCGTGATCCAGCCCGTCGACATGGTCAAGGTGCGTCTCCAGCTAGCCGGCGAGGGAGCGCGGACGGGTCCGCGCCCATCTGCCCTGGGCGTGACGCGCGAGATCATCGCCTCGGGCAAGTTCCTCGACCTGTATACGGGTCTCTCGGCGGGTCTTCTCCGCCAGGCCGTCTACACCACCGCCCGgctcggcttcttcgacaCCTTCATCAAGGCTATAGGTGCGCGCGCCGACGCCGCAGAGCGCAAGGTCACCTTCGCCGAGCGCGCCGCCGCAGGTCTAACGGCCGGCGGCGTGGCAGCCATGATTGGAAACCCGGCGGACTTGGCTCTCGTGCGCATGCAGTCTGACGGCCTCAAGCCACGCGAGGCCCGCGCCAACTACCGCTCCGTCTTCGATGCACTGCTGCGCATCCCCAAGCACGAAGGCATTGGCGCGCTGTGGGCCGGCGCCCTGCCCACCGTCGTGCGCGCCATGGCACTAAACCTCGGCCAGCTGACCTTCTTCGCGGAGGCGAAGCAGCAACTGAAACAGCACACGACCCTGACCGCGCAAAACCAGACCTTCGCAGcctccgccatcgccggATTCTTCGCCTCGTTCCTCTCCCTGCCCTTCGATTTCATCAAGACCCGTCTGCAGAAACAGCAAAAGGACCCAAGCACCGGGAAGCTGCCCTATCGTGGCCTGTTGGATTGCGCCCGCAAGGTtgtcaaggaggagggcTGGTTGCGCTTCTATCGCGGCTTTGGAACATACTACGTGCGGATCGCGCCTCATGC GATGGTCACCCTTATCGTCGCCGATTATCTGAACCTCATCACCAAATAG